TAACTATACTAGAAGTTTGCTCATAATTCATCCTCAATTTTGTCCAGAATCTCTAATTATGCTggaatttttatcaaaattttagggggcaaattgtaattttctcaaattagaggaccaaactgaaaacaTCATAAATTCATAACTATAAGTGGAATCTTGCCCATAATTCATCCTCAATTCTATCCAGAATCTCTAATTATACTCCAAcgatcattttataattttcaaagttcagagactaaactgtaatttttatatatcataatctttatataaaatgtTCTCCAGTCAACTAAATAACTCATTACCCATAACAATTAATCCATaatattcaaatcaattaataaatattatattttaaacttattttctctAACTATCGTTTCCTTCGTTTATTTTTCCCTCATTCCTCCTCCTCTAACAGTAACCTttcatttaattcaattcataGAATATTTGCTTTGGAGAATAAAGGCCTTTTTGGAAAAGTTTGGCTATCACTTTCAGCTgtgaatatgatttttaaaaagtttatagcTTCTGTAAATAAAACATGGAATGGGCTGagatattagtttttaaaatatcacaGAACATTTAAAAGTCACAGTCACAGCTATGCATAAAAGTAAAGTCACAGCGACAGCCAAACTGGTGATTCTCGAACGAGCACTTGTCCTACCTTAGCTTTCATGTCTTGTTTATTGGCGTGTTGACATCCAACTTGACGATCACGATCTGTGATCTTGTGTGGGATTCTTCGTTCACCCTTCAATGATAATCTTAATTAGATGGAACTCCAAAACCACAGAAAGATTCACATTTTGATATCTAACAACAGTAGACTCAAGGATTTGAAGCAGTGTAATGTGAACACGTTGAATAGTTTGTGTGAATAAATAAAGTAGCAAGTGATTCATGAGAGTGACATTGGTGGTTTCAAGAGGCAGTGAGACTAGTCTTTGACAACAGAAAATAAACTTGCTGTTTACCAATATCTATTGACTTCTCCAAAGAAAACAGCATAAAGTTGCTTCCAAATTGCAGTGAATTTTTTAATAGCTAGTCTTCCACTAAGAGAGAGATCTCTCTCAGTATACCATTGATTTCCTAATTTCCctcaccaaatttcttaaacctttctCATGATCTGTGCTTCCTTTTTTGATTGAATCGAATGACCTCTTTTTGAGTTCTTGATCTGTATCTTTCTTGCTAGCAAGGTAAATCCTACTCTAATCTATTTTAGAACTCAAAACTCATATCATAGTTTATTCTTACATGTTCATATTGCAATCAACTTCAACTACTTATCTTAAAAACAAGCAGAATTTcttccaaatttttattttagattgctTTTCTgacaattatttaaattattcaatatttgttataatttttaatctgcTTAAATAACATCTCTGTAGGAAAATATATCGTTAAGTGCCTGcctatttaattttagaatttgtaatgattgatttaattatacAGATTCAGTTTATTTTGTTAACACACTTAAGGCTAGGATGTCTTTGTTGGAAAAACAATGACAAAACAGAGAAGGGATTACTACTCACACAATTTGATAGAATACAATATACTAAACAATGATACTCTCACATCTTTCATTATCAAATCCATACAATATATATAGacattataaaatgtttttttacaacCTTCCAAGTACTTAATTAATATTAGACTTTTCAATACCTACTCTAGATTCATAATACTAATAGATTCATAGTATTTCTAATGTAGATAATTATTCATTGAACTAACTTCAATACACTTAATCTTGATAAACAAGTTTAATAGCTAACAATTTTCTGGTTGTTAACAAACTGTAGGATTTGTTCTTGCTGCCTTTGCTTCTAGGCTTCTTTCCTTGAAGGGCATTGCTTTGTAAGATTGATGTATGCACTCTTTTCctctaaattttcattttaagatTGAGTTCTTATTTTCCAATTAACTCAACATCTATTTTTAtgccttttgacaattttttatttgatgtttgaaGGGCCAAAGAAGAAAGCGCTGAAAATGGCTAGACAGAGGGATCCATTTTGGGATTTTGTTGAGAAGCTGGATGATGGTCCTTTCAACTGTACATTTTGTGGCTATAAATTTGCTGCTGCTACTTCCGTTTCGAGGATCAAATTGCATTTGTCTCAAGTCAGAGGGCGTGGTGTTGCAATTTGTGACAAAGTGCCTGAAGACGTTCAAGAAGCAGCTTTTCAAGCTGTGCATGGTGgcaacaaaagacataaaagcATAGCAAGTTCAagcaattttaatgaaaattccATTTTAACCACtccacaagaacaaaacaatgaAGTCGACAATTTGGCAGGAGATGCAGGAAGGATACAAGCACCAGGTACAATGGGTCAAGCACTAGAAAGATTTTTGGAAGAGATCAATAATGTAATGGAGGATGATATAGAGAATGGGACTGGAGGAGTTGTGCAGCCTGGTGCAGGAGCTAGCTCTTCTGGAGGGCTTACAGGCAACACAAATGAGACTCCAGGAGATCCATTACCTACTATCTTACATGTTGAAGTCGACAATGTGGCACCACAAAGGCAACATCTGGAGAGAGTAACTGGGCAGCCTGTTGTAAGAGGTAGTTCTCATGAGAGGCCACTTGTAAATCACGATGAGCTTCAAGAAGATTCTTCCCAACCAACTGATCCACCATGTCTTACCCATGGAAGATATCATGATCAACTCCGTACTCCACTAGTCAACATGGTTGGAGACCCTGGGCAGCCTGTTGTGAGACATAGCTCTCGTGAAGCTCTTCAACGTAATGGCGATGAGAGCGGACGAGATGTGTTTCTAACTGAAGAACTAACAGgtggagagtttgaaaataataagaatgctATATGGTCTTGGATAATGAATGATATTGAAGCCTCATCAAGTATTGGCATTTACGGGATGGGGGGTGTTGGCAAAACAACATTGCTCACACATATCTACAATCAGCTTCTACGAGAACCTGGCACTTTTCCTCATGTTCACTGGATCACGGTATCGCAGGATTTTAGTGTTTATAAATTGCAGAATCTTATTGCAAGAGACATTCGTTTAGATCTTTCAAATGAAGACAACGAGAGGAAAAGGGCTGCAAAACTGTCAAAAGCATTAATTGAGAAACAACGGTGGGTTCTCATTTTGGATGATTTGTGGaactgttttgattttgataaggTGGGAATTCCTATCCATGTGAAGGGATGCAAACTAATTCTTACAACTCGATCATTTGAAGTTTGTCAGCGAATGGTCTGCCAGGAGACAATCAAAGTGGAGCCTCTTTCAATGGAAGAAGCTTGGGCTCTGTTCACAAAGATACTTGGACGTATTCCTTCAGAAGTGgaaaaaattgcaaaatctaTGGCAAGAGAATGTGCTGGTTTGCCTCTAGGAATTAAAACAATGGCCGGAACCATGAGGGGAGTGGATGATATATGTGAGTGGAGGAATGCTTTAGAGGAACTGAAACAATCAAGAGTTCGGCAGGAGGACATGGATGAGGAGGTATTCCAAATATTAAGATTTAGTTATATGCACTTAAAGGAGTCAGCGCTGCAACGATGTTTCTTGTACTGTGCATTATTCCCGGAAGACTTCATGATCCGTAGAGAGGATTTGATAGCTTATTTGATTGACGAGGGAGTGATAAAAGGGCTGAAGAGTAGGGAGGCAGAATTTAACAAAGGCCACTCGATGCTGAATAAACTTGAAAGAGTCTGCCTATTGGAAAGTGCTGAAAAATGGGGTGATGATGAAAGAtatgtcaagatgcatgacttgattagggacaTGGCCATCCAAATACAGCAAGAGAACTCTCAAGGCATGGTTAAAGCAGGTGAACAATTAAGAGAATTGCCAGGTGCAGAGGAATGGACAGAGAATCTTATGAGAGTTTCACTGATGcataaccaaattgaaaaaactccATCCAGCCATTCACCAAGGTGTCCCAGTCTTTCAACTCTATTGTTGTGCGGAAATCAACTGGTGCTTATTGCAGATTCATTTTTTGAGCAATTACATGGGctcaaggttcttgatctgtctTATACAGGTATCACAAAACTGCCCGATTCTATCTCTGAATTGGTGAATCTCACTACATTACTGCTTATTGGTTGTAAAATGTTAAGGCATGTACCGTCATTAGAAAAGCTCAGGGTACTGAAGAGGTTAGATCTCTCTGGTTCTTTGGCACTTGAAAAGATGCCTCAAGGCATGGAATGTCTATGCAACTTGAGTTATCTTATAATGAATGGATGtggtgaaaaggagtttcctAGTGGGTTGTTACCTAAACTCTCTTACCTACAAGTCTTTGTGTTACTGGAGGATTCGGTTGTTGACAATCGTTTTATATTTCCATTATATTCTCCAATAACagttaaaggaaaggaagtagGAAGCTTGAGGAAGTTGGAAACTTTGGAATGCCATTTTGAAGGTTACTCTGATTTTGTGGAGTATCTCAATTCTCGAGATAAGACCCGATTgctaaaaaaatacagaattgCTGTAGGACTGCTACATCACAATCATTATGAAcatgacaaaaataaagtaattgttTTGAGTAAATTGAGTATCAATAGAGACAGAGATTTTCGGGACATGTTCCCAGAGGACATTCAACAACTGACCATTGATGAATGTGATGATGCAAAAAGCTTATGCGATGTTTTCCTCTCTAATAAAGTATGCAACTGATCTGGAGTATATCTATATTAGTAGTTGCAatagcatggagagcttggtttcatcttcttggtacTGCTCTGCTCCACTACCTTTGCCATCTTACAACGGTATATTTACTGGTCTTAAAAGGTTTAATTGTTCTGGCTGTAAGAGcatgaagaagttgttccctCTTGTCTTGCTGCCAAGCCTTGTAAACTTGGAAGAGATTACAGTTGAAGAATGTgggaaaatggaggagataatagttGGAACAAGATTAGATGAAGAAGGGGTTATGAGTGAAGAAAGCAGCAGCAACGAATTCAAACTCCCCAAGTTAAGACTTCTGCACTTGGTTGGATTACCAGAACTGAAAAGTATTTGCAATGCAACACTGATTTGCAATTGTCTCGAGGTAATTTGGATTATAGAATgtgagaagctgaagaggatgGGAATTTGTCCtccgttgcttgaaaatggccagccatctcctcccccttctcttaAAAGAATGTATATAGAACCAAAAGAATGGTGGGAGTCAgtagtggagtgggagcatcctaaCGCTAAGGATGTGCTTCTTCCCTTTGTAAGGTTTTTGTAGGATGAGTGACGACGCTGcccttaatataatattaaattaaaagtaagcattgttgttttaattggattttaatgaattaaccTTAAGCTATGTGTccacttaattggatttttgtaGGATGTCTTTTATCTTCCATTATTTACAGTGAAGGATGCAATGTTCAGATTGAAATGGATTGGCCTCCCAGGCAGAAAATTTGTCTAGGCATAGCTATAGGTTTGACTGAGGAAGCTTATACTCTCTAAAACTCTCTTTCATTCTTTGTTTAATGCTGATTGGAAAACATTTGTAAAACATTGATGCTAGTCTCGGTTAACGCTCATTGCAAAACATCACACTGTAGTAGGTTCTGACTTGCCAAGGCATTTCCTAGGTTCAGCTAGTATTGTAGTAGTTGTTTTTAAGTGGAGACGTGTCTCCCACCATGCAGGAGTTTCCCTAATATTGTAGGCCTACAAGAAGATTATAACTTATGAGCAGAGTTTCTCACATTTCTATGAATTAATGCTGATTTACCAAACGATTGTGAATCAAAATATTCGAATTTTGAATATTAAGGTTCTAACGTACAACCCCTTTTAATTTGTCAACGTACTTGACAGGAAACAAGCTCACTAGATCTGTTCCTCAATGGCTTCTGGAAAGAAACAAGAATGTGCATGTCGATTTCCgccagatttatttttcaacttgaaGTTCCGCTGCAACCCAAAGATTTCATGTTTCAAAagtttccataaaaaataaaaaataaaatcctaattCAAGAACCTCATAGATGTAACTGTTTGAAGTTTCTCATTGGTTTTGTCTTTAGGGTGTTTTTGCTTCTGTTTACAAGGTAACTGAATGTTTGATGGTTTCTCTCATCTGTCCTCACTACACCCTATAAGTTTGCGGTAGAAAAATAGCTGTAGCAATAGGTCAAATGTTCTCCATAAAATTGCTTAGGTTTTATATGTAgaacagaaaacaaagaaagcagAGCAAATTATTAATTCTTAGCCATAACTTCGAGGATGGAACTTTCCATTGTTGAAGGAAACCAATTAAAGCTTGTATACAATTGCCTGTCCCGTGCTCTATTTGTCGAGTTTATTTCTTCCATTAATCAGAAGCATTTCTTTTGgagttcaaaaaataaatgtctTTGGAGTTATTGCTTTGGAAATTGTCAGTGGTAAGAGCAACACAAACTACAGGCCAAAGGAGGAGTTTGTTTACCTTCTTGACTGagagttgagaaataattaggaggcttaacctaataggttagccaaccctttctatatatatgagtagggcaatatacaatagtaaaggtggaggttaccacataagaatatgactacaatatttcctatataattacattctataatacgccccctcaagctgagggtggaggatcaacccgaagcttgaatttaaaagtagtaaatgaagcagcaggaagtggcttagtgaagacatcggcaagttgatcctgagaggaaataaaacgaatttgaatctccttcttcgcaactctatctcggacaaaatgataatcaatctcaatatgttttgtgcgagcatgaaatatagggtttgcggacaaatacgtggcaccaaggttgtcacaccagataataggAGCAGAATGAGTCGGAATCTGAAGATCCGTtaacaagtactgaagccagataacttcagccgtgccatcggctaaggctttgtactcagcttccgtcgaagaacgagcaacagtgcgttgcttactcgatttccatgaaattggcgtctgaccaaagaacacaagataaccacctgtagactttctatcctcaatactacctgcccaatctgcatctgtaaaaccgtgtaaagcaaaggaagagctgcgagtaatatgtaaaccatgtgatgccgtaccacggagataacgcaagatgcgtttcacggcagcccaatgggattctgtaggagcatgcataaattgacagacccggttaacagcaaagcaaatatccgggcgtgtgaaagtgagatattggagagcaccaacaagttgccgaaaacgagtagcatcagaaaacaatggatccggcataatggtggctttggatgccgaaataggagtatcaactggtttacaggataacataccagctcgtgtgaggatatcaagtgtatatttatgttgacaaagcataagtcccagactagtacactgcacttcaatacccaagaaataatgaacatcacccaaatcccgaagtttaaattcagagctcagtagctgaatgagtcgttgtagcagagttccattattacccgtaagcagaatatcatcaacataaaccaaaagataacaaatgtcactaccaaccgagaagataaacaatgaggtatccactttagaagcacggaaaccaatggataatagaaaaatcattcagacgagtgtaccaagcccgcggagcctgttttaacccatatagagatttatgcaatcgacatacatgacctgggagtgcagaatcaacaaaacctggaggttgtttcatgtaaacctcttcatcaaggactccatttagaaatgcattatgaatgtcaagctgatgaattttccaaccactcgaaactgcaatggagaacactaagcggactgttgcctgtttgataacaggactaaaagtttctgagtaatcaataccttcttgctgagtgaagcccctagcaaccaggcgcgccttatacctctcaatgctaccatcagatttgcgtttaattttgtagacccatcggctaccaacaacattcatggacggatgaaatggcactaaagtccatgttctgtttgcgcgtaaggcctgaatttcctctcgcatagcattatgccacgcctcatatctgttagcatcaggaaaaataagtggctcatgcgagggaggagaagatacccgactgaaggaagcagcagaggtggctgccgtggtggtgatcagcgctgtcttgggctgtctcggacgaagaaccatggggtgtttaggagcagcgggacatggagtagcaacacctgtacctggaatgtgctgaagaggataagaggagagatcaacacaaagtttgcagaccaggaggtgaagccggggaggtgcgaggttgtgccgcaactgaatcctgcaagtcagaacctgttcctgcacaataatcattggaaagacaagcatgtggtgatagtatagctgtgtggggtggtgaggcagggtcggctaaatcaacgggcaggggagcaagctgggggttgcggcaaggggcaaaggtgagttgtgtgttttgccgagttgggaaggaagaggctgaaaacaggaagggggttgcagtgatggaagataggtaggtggagtggggggaaccgggggtgttgttacctgttcagacttttgaaaaggaaagacacattcatgaaaacgaacatgacgggagacatagacacgaccagactctaaatcaagacaccgataaccaagatgagacgagctatagcctaaaaacacacaaggagaagatcgaaaatctaatttatgagcatgatatggacgtaaaaatggaaaacaaagacacccaaaagtgcgtagaaaattataatcaggagtgcgatgaaacagacacgcaaaaggagatttattttgaagaacaggagtaggcatgcgattaataagatagaccgatgattccatagcatagttccaaaaacgcaatggggcattacactgtcctaagagggttaggccagtttcgacaatatgtctatgacgacgttcaactgtgccattttgttcatgagtatgaggacaaattaatcgatgatgaataccaattgtttgaaaaaatgtatttaatttacgatattcaccaccccaatcagtttgaacagatttaattttaagagaaaactgacgctcaacaagtgtctgaaaatgttgaaacgtggaaaatacatcagatttcgcaacaagcggataataccagatatatttagtgtgcgcatcaacaaagataacaaaataacgaaaaccatcagaagaaaacattggagcaggaccccaaacatcactaaaaattaattcaagtggggtagaagttttgtgacccgtcagtcgtaatgacaaacgggatgacttgcctaaaggacatgcttgacattgagtaaaagatcgtttagacgtacaaataattttattatcagaaactaacaaatttagaatgcgaggagttggatgacctaaacgacgatgccacaagtcggcagtcgcagaaatgcaaggagaccaaaaagcttgaggaactgacgtagccgaggactcggagagaacataaagaccatcatgactccgaccggaaagaagaacttccttggtgacgagatccttcacataaaacacagaatcgtgaaattcaaaataaacatgattatcacgacagaatttctgaacagataacaacggtttggtaatgtgaggcacacgaagaacattagttaatgtaaacaagcgtttgggggaatataaagtagtatgtccaacatgggatatgtcaagggccttaccatcaccaacatgcaagaaatcattaccaagataaggagcagaatcagttagagttgcaagatcaggcgtcacatgttgattcgcgccggtgtcgggaaaccaagtcgttgcagcagaatcattcgcaacagcaaggtgagcagagggctgctgtgtgctgctgcgaaactgatagcattgaagagctgaatggccaggagtggaacataattggcagcggacatgtccagaccactgcccctgatttggccgaaaatctgcagcagaggtgcgcctgttctgccactgattttgcctccaatctgcagcggagtgacctctgtttggggcctgaaatcggttggtgtttgagcgccaattacctctagaacgtcccctgtttcggctgtgattagtcatggcataataagcagaattcggaggtgttggcagcaatggtggctgctgcggcagagaagaagaagacagcagtgatgaagaggatgaaccgacagccatggagtgaaaagagttcttgtgcagaaactcatgggtaaggagatggctatgaagatcagcatacgatagcggttcagccttggttatgagactagttaccaagtctttgaactcaccgcgaagtccacgaaacacatagagattgaaatcttcaagggacattgggcgaccagcagcagccaattcgtcaaataacgatttggcttgctgcatatacatactaaccgatgcatcaccttgccgaaggtcttgaaaggagccatgtagttgcatgatccgagaattagatggagaggc
This genomic stretch from Populus alba chromosome 19, ASM523922v2, whole genome shotgun sequence harbors:
- the LOC118044939 gene encoding LOW QUALITY PROTEIN: putative disease resistance protein At4g10780 (The sequence of the model RefSeq protein was modified relative to this genomic sequence to represent the inferred CDS: deleted 1 base in 1 codon) produces the protein MARQRDPFWDFVEKLDDGPFNCTFCGYKFAAATSVSRIKLHLSQVRGRGVAICDKVPEDVQEAAFQAVHGGNKRHKSIASSSNFNENSILTTPQEQNNEVDNLAGDAGRIQAPGTMGQALERFLEEINNVMEDDIENGTGGVVQPGAGASSSGGLTGNTNETPGDPLPTILHVEVDNVAPQRQHLERVTGQPVVRGSSHERPLVNHDELQEDSSQPTDPPCLTHGRYHDQLRTPLVNMVGDPGQPVVRHSSREALQRNGDESGRDVFLTEELTGGEFENNKNAIWSWIMNDIEASSSIGIYGMGGVGKTTLLTHIYNQLLREPGTFPHVHWITVSQDFSVYKLQNLIARDIRLDLSNEDNERKRAAKLSKALIEKQRWVLILDDLWNCFDFDKVGIPIHVKGCKLILTTRSFEVCQRMVCQETIKVEPLSMEEAWALFTKILGRIPSEVEKIAKSMARECAGLPLGIKTMAGTMRGVDDICEWRNALEELKQSRVRQEDMDEEVFQILRFSYMHLKESALQRCFLYCALFPEDFMIRREDLIAYLIDEGVIKGLKSREAEFNKGHSMLNKLERVCLLESAEKWGDDERYVKMHDLIRDMAIQIQQENSQGMVKAGEQLRELPGAEEWTENLMRVSLMHNQIEKTPSSHSPRCPSLSTLLLCGNQLVLIADSFFEQLHGLKVLDLSYTGITKLPDSISELVNLTTLLLIGCKMLRHVPSLEKLRVLKRLDLSGSLALEKMPQGMECLCNLSYLIMNGCGEKEFPSGLLPKLSYLQVFVLLEDSVVDNRFIFPLYSPITVKGKEVGSLRKLETLECHFEGYSDFVEYLNSRDKTRLLKKYRIAVGLLHHNHYEHDKNKVIVLSKLSINRDRDFRDMFPEDIQQLTIDECDDAKSLCDFSSLIKYATDLEYIYISSCNSMESLVSSSWYCSAPLPLPSYNGIFTGLKRFNCSGCKSMKKLFPLVLLPSLVNLEEITVEECGKMEEIIVGTRLDEEGVMSEESSSNEFKLPKLRLLHLVGLPELKSICNATLICNCLEVIWIIECEKLKRMGICPPLLENGQPSPPPSLKRMYIEPKEWWESVVEWEHPNAKDVLLPFVRFL